The Reinekea forsetii genome contains the following window.
AAATAGATAAGACTCAAACATATTCATAAACAAAAAATTTATTAAACCAAAGAGTGCAAAGTAGTGAATAGGTCGGCAGAGTTTGTGCGCTTTTGTTAAACCGTATATGACTGGTGTGAAAAACAAAAACAGACCGAGCAAACCACTACCTAGCATAATTTCGATGTAACTGTTGTGAAAATGACCAAACTGTTTTTTAACCCAATCAGGATGTTTCAGTGATTGTTTAACAATGTCAGTTCTTACTTTTCCACCGTAACCAATAAGCGGTTTCTCAGCAATCCACTCCAATGCTTGTAACCAGGTATTTACTCGGACGCCAATGCTGGTATAGGGTATGTTGTCCCAATCTCCTGCCGTAATCGCGCTTATTGTATTTTTCTCACTGAAAACTTTTTCGGTTAGGTTGTCTTTAAATAAATAGCTCATTGAGCCTATTATAATTATTGCAGCTAGAGTTGACATCATTGCTTTGATGTTTTGCTTTGCTTTTTTTATTTTCACAATACGGTACATCGAGATCATTAGATAAACAACAAAGGTAGTCAATAAACCCAAGAAAGCAGCCCGGGTCTGAGTGCCAATAATACCAATAGTACATAAGGCTCCAGCAATTGTGAGAAAGGCGGTAAAGCCAATTCTATGGATGATGGTCTTGTTTTTGATTGCATCTTGGAAATAACTCAAACACCCAATAAGTCCAAAAGAAAAGAACAGTGCCACATGCTGAGCATTGAGTATGCCAAAGTCGACTCGCCCACCTTGAAATATCCTAGCCACAGTTTGGTTGAAATTCGGATCCTGTAAGCAAGCAAAGAAAAATCCAATCAATGCAGTGCCTAAAAACAAGGCGACAGTACGATCATTGCCCCCCAACCACCAAGCAATAGGAATAAACAAATAGATTCTCGGCAGCTTTTCGAACTCTCCATATTTAACAGCAGATTCAGCATCTATTGAATAATTGATACCAAAAAAAACAAATGGTGCGGCAATGGCGAGGGCCCAAAATATCATCATTGGTTGTTTTTTGAAGAACCTCCAGTTTGTGACGAGTGGGTAAATAAACAATAGGGTCGTTACCGCCTCAGGCCAGCGATTAACCGAAGTCGGGGTCCAAATCTTAATAAATACGGTACAGAAGCAAGCCATAAGGGCTAACCAGACCATCCAATTCGGTCCGCGGTGGTAGGTCGACGGGAACCAGCGGTTTATATCGGTAATGGCAAGGGCGTGTTGGGTCATTAATTGGGCCTGGGTTTCGAAGCTAGTGGATTAGGGGCGCTATCTTAGCGGAAAATGGTCTAAAAGTGCTTGCCATTGTGAGCGGTTACCGTCTTCTTTTATGTTGGTGTGGCCTAGGGCCATGGTTTGGCTGCGAGCAATGGGTATGGGTCTCGGCCTGGAGTGTTCGCTACGGCGTACTTGGGTATTGTTGCGCACAGCCATGGCTTTAAACCAAAGGTCATCGGCCTTGGGTGTCAGTTGCATATAAAGATCTTTATTGAGCGCGTCTGGATGTAAGCTGTTGGCTGGGTATAGGGTGCCGCCATAGCCAATGGCCAGTGTATCCGGTTGGCTCCCACCGGGTGGTTCGGCTCGCCAGTATTTATAGGCCTGTGCATCACCATTTTGCTCGTAGGTGATGGTTCGACATTCGTGGGCGATAATATCCCTGGGATGCTGAGTGTGCTCTGTTAGGAGCCGCTCTAGCCAATCGGTTGTGTACATTAGATCATCGTCGCAGGTAACCAGGATATGGTTAGGGTATTCAGTTAGCGCAAAGGTTAGTTTGCGGTGGGAGCTGTGACCGTCGCGGAACTCAATTGAAAAGCGGTCGCCTACTAGGCGGGTCAATGAGCGAGGTAGCTCGCCCTTGAGGTCGTCGTTAAGCCATAAGATGATGCGTTCGGGTTGAATGCTTTGGTTTAACAGGCTGCGCACGGTAGTGCTTAATACGTGCAGGCGGCTGGGAATCGAGGTGAAGGTCACAATTACCGGCACCTCTGCCGGGCGGCTATTTTTGCCTAATGATTTTTTTGGTGTTAACGCCAAGCGAAGTGCCGTAAATAGGCTCTTCGGGTATTCCTTTAGTTTCATCTTGTTTAAACTGGCGTTAATTAAAGGCCTATTGTAAAGGGCCGACATCTTTTCACGCAAGGTTATTCAAGGTTATTGTTTTTGAAATCGATGAATAAACAACGTTTTCGCCGCTTTGATTTATATACAACGGCTTATAGAACGTTTTATAAGTTATTGGTGCCGGTCGCATTAAAGCATATGGCCATAACTAGGCCTTTTTTAAGGCTAATGGCTGACGCAGATGCCTGGCAAGTCTATTGGAAAGGGCATTGTATTGGTCGAACCGGGAGCTGGGCCGATTTAAGGGCCGAGGCACCGGTGCGTTTGTTTTCGGTGGGATCAGGGCCGTCTATTAATCAACAAGATTTAGGTCTAATACCCGGTGAACAGTGTGTGTTGGTCAATGGGGCTATCAGTCTGGTTCTGGATAGCACAGTCTCTAGGCCGTTCGCGGTTATGATCGAAGACAGTCGGTTTATCTATGAACGGGCCGACATGCTGATGCAGCTGCCGCAAGGAACGCGTTTGTGTTTGGTCGCCTCGGCGATGCAGGCGTTGGGCGCCACCTGTGGAGCCGAAGGCTTGGCTCACTTTGAGCTGTTTTTGATCGATGGCTTTGAGACGCCCTATGGTAAAGCTCGCCGAACAGTGAATGATGCCCCCAATGAGTCCTATCGTATGTCCGCTAAGGCTAAGTTGAGCCTGAATTTGGCGCAGGGCCACTTTGGTTGCGGTACGGTGATGTATTGCGGTATTCAGTTGGCGTTTCATTTGCGGGTGCAGCAGCTGTATTTGGTCGGTTTTGACCTAACCGATTTCGATCAACCCCGGTTTTATGAAAATCAGCACAATGCCGCTTGGACGGGCCTGCAGAACGCCTACCAGGAGCGTATTTTACCGGCTCTGAGGTTAGCGGTCGACATTGCGCAAGAATTCAATATGAGTATCGAGAACTGCAGTCACACCTCAATTATACCCAGGGAACTGATTCCTTTTAATGCCAGATTAATGCCGCCCAGTTGGGATGGGCATTATGCGGGAGAAGAGGGCAGTGCAGAGCGATAACCGTTCAGGGTTCCGCTCTAATCGGCTTTACGAATGGCTATCTGTATCAAGGCGACAAACAGCCCCAAAAAACCGGCCAAAACCGTTGCGGCTACCGCAATTAGGGTGCGATTGGGCTTTTCAGCCTGAGCCGGCACCTGAATCTGTACCCTGTGGTCGAGTAGGCTTGCGGCGGTTAAATCCAGGTTCAGCTGTTGTAAGGCGGCAAGTTGGCCCTGAAGCATTTGAGGGGAGAGCACCGTGGGGACTAGATTGCCTCTACTGTCCTGCTGGTAACCGACTATAACGTCTTGCAAGGTAGGCTGTTGGTTTTTAAGGGCTGCCAATTCGGCCATTAAAATGACTGAGCCCTTGTTGTAATCAACTATTGTGTCGCTCGTACTGCCCGCCCGAGGTGTGGTGATATCAAGGCTTTTGGCGATCGCGAGGGCGTTGGTGAGCTGTTCAATAGCGCGTTGTTGGTTTGCGCTGGCGGTATTGGTGAGTGCGAGCATCTGTTGGCTTAGCTTCTGCAGTTCAATAGTTTGTTGACCCTCAATATCGGCGACCAAATCGTCCATGGTTTGTTGTTCAGCCAAATCCAATAGGGCGGCCAGCCATGCTTTGGTCGATGCAGGGTCAGCAGAGAGCGTGCTGATCGATATTTGGTCAAATTCGGCGTTATTATTGCCGCTGTCTGGCAGGAAGTCGTAGGCTGCGGGTGCAATCTGCAGCGCCATTGCAAGGTTGGTGATTTTGGATACCCGCTGCGGGTCGCTAAGCGGGGTACCCTGATGGTCTAC
Protein-coding sequences here:
- a CDS encoding glycosyltransferase, producing MKLKEYPKSLFTALRLALTPKKSLGKNSRPAEVPVIVTFTSIPSRLHVLSTTVRSLLNQSIQPERIILWLNDDLKGELPRSLTRLVGDRFSIEFRDGHSSHRKLTFALTEYPNHILVTCDDDLMYTTDWLERLLTEHTQHPRDIIAHECRTITYEQNGDAQAYKYWRAEPPGGSQPDTLAIGYGGTLYPANSLHPDALNKDLYMQLTPKADDLWFKAMAVRNNTQVRRSEHSRPRPIPIARSQTMALGHTNIKEDGNRSQWQALLDHFPLR
- a CDS encoding LPS O-antigen chain length determinant protein WzzB, which translates into the protein MIHLRPSSDDEIDLGELVRKLINEWQSILLITLFGAVAGVSIALSLPKQYRIEAVFSRPSMTQIAPFLSQTLIPLDRQQIVGELLKNLQSRSLLEQALQQTDNFVDHQGTPLSDPQRVSKITNLAMALQIAPAAYDFLPDSGNNNAEFDQISISTLSADPASTKAWLAALLDLAEQQTMDDLVADIEGQQTIELQKLSQQMLALTNTASANQQRAIEQLTNALAIAKSLDITTPRAGSTSDTIVDYNKGSVILMAELAALKNQQPTLQDVIVGYQQDSRGNLVPTVLSPQMLQGQLAALQQLNLDLTAASLLDHRVQIQVPAQAEKPNRTLIAVAATVLAGFLGLFVALIQIAIRKAD
- a CDS encoding O-antigen ligase family protein, translated to MTQHALAITDINRWFPSTYHRGPNWMVWLALMACFCTVFIKIWTPTSVNRWPEAVTTLLFIYPLVTNWRFFKKQPMMIFWALAIAAPFVFFGINYSIDAESAVKYGEFEKLPRIYLFIPIAWWLGGNDRTVALFLGTALIGFFFACLQDPNFNQTVARIFQGGRVDFGILNAQHVALFFSFGLIGCLSYFQDAIKNKTIIHRIGFTAFLTIAGALCTIGIIGTQTRAAFLGLLTTFVVYLMISMYRIVKIKKAKQNIKAMMSTLAAIIIIGSMSYLFKDNLTEKVFSEKNTISAITAGDWDNIPYTSIGVRVNTWLQALEWIAEKPLIGYGGKVRTDIVKQSLKHPDWVKKQFGHFHNSYIEIMLGSGLLGLFLFFTPVIYGLTKAHKLCRPIHYFALFGLINFLFMNMFESYLFFWMGPFVLTLVNSPLFSSVLSNAHIKIGFNEGMSSSNHID